The bacterium genome includes a window with the following:
- the tuf gene encoding elongation factor Tu (EF-Tu; promotes GTP-dependent binding of aminoacyl-tRNA to the A-site of ribosomes during protein biosynthesis; when the tRNA anticodon matches the mRNA codon, GTP hydrolysis results; the inactive EF-Tu-GDP leaves the ribosome and release of GDP is promoted by elongation factor Ts; many prokaryotes have two copies of the gene encoding EF-Tu), producing HTPFFKGYRPQFYFRTTDVTGVIKLPEGMEMIMPGDNVKIGIELIAPIAMEDGLRFAIREGGRTVGAGVVTKILK from the coding sequence GCCACACGCCGTTCTTCAAAGGCTACCGTCCGCAGTTTTATTTCAGAACGACGGACGTGACGGGAGTCATCAAACTGCCGGAAGGTATGGAGATGATCATGCCGGGAGATAACGTGAAGATCGGCATCGAACTGATCGCGCCTATCGCTATGGAAGACGGACTTCGTTTTGCTATCCGTGAAGGCGGCAGAACGGTTGGAGCCGGCGTGGTTACTAAAATCCTGAAGTAA
- the rpsJ gene encoding 30S ribosomal protein S10, which yields MTGQGIRIKLKAYDHNLIDKSIDKIIRTAKSSGAIISGPIPLPTDKTIYTVLRSPHVDKKSREQFETRIHKRLICILNATNKTVEALSKLELPAGVDIELKVTATS from the coding sequence GTGACTGGACAAGGTATCCGAATTAAACTCAAAGCCTACGATCATAATCTGATCGATAAGTCGATCGATAAAATAATTCGTACGGCGAAAAGTTCCGGGGCGATCATCAGCGGCCCTATTCCATTGCCGACCGACAAGACCATTTATACGGTCCTTCGTTCGCCGCATGTGGACAAGAAATCCCGTGAACAGTTCGAGACCCGCATTCACAAGCGTCTGATCTGCATTTTGAATGCGACGAATAAAACGGTCGAGGCATTATCGAAATTGGAATTGCCAGCGGGCGTAGATATTGAACTTAAAGTAACGGCAACATCGTAA